Proteins co-encoded in one Novipirellula artificiosorum genomic window:
- a CDS encoding serine/threonine-protein kinase — translation MTRRSLRVRLQSSIDSMQHWQNQRLVEALAVATQPDVQRTAVAILNRQQPQVSSPVAEEEATDVESLVASMAMHPIDDQCVCWALLNIDGRVLHSDLGSLDSVNLPLPTDAFEKIIQRKPSVTRPFRCPVALTRSGRLSQAKAPVIAVLVPITEEARVLGSLAWLVDPHDEFRQVMPTVNEDTACSTYAFDRQAVMLSPSRHQPELRRIGLIGEEPSSTSILSVQLRDPGADLTRGGRITDKVSDWPLTEMADQATRGATGENVSGYRDFRGIQVIGAWRWLPEQALGVATEMEVADVYAPLRWLRWTLWVAIGLWVATTAGLIGSVMLTPWLTKRLGPKLESRQLGRYQLNQRIGHGAMGTVYSGSHELLRRQVAIKVLEGDKWTSTTASRFAREVQLTAQLRHPNTIAIYDYGRSDEGTFYYVMEFLHGITLQELIDDYGRQPADRVIAILLQICGSLSEAHHHGIVHRDIKPSNVFLTAQAGIYDMVKVLDFGLVKEISRETTELTQTDSITGTPMYMSPESVRDASSADARSDLYSVGAVGYALLTGLPMYDSGPSVDICLKQLNEAPLRPSERTGADLPEDLQNVLMSCLRKDAAERPMSMADLADTLRHCRDHDHWSNADAMRWWQNVFDGPTLTKPIEPVLPS, via the coding sequence ATGACACGCCGATCGCTTCGCGTCCGATTGCAGTCGAGTATTGATTCGATGCAACATTGGCAAAATCAACGCCTGGTCGAGGCGTTGGCCGTTGCAACGCAACCGGACGTTCAACGGACAGCGGTTGCGATTCTCAATCGTCAGCAGCCGCAAGTGTCATCACCGGTCGCTGAGGAGGAAGCGACGGACGTGGAGTCCCTGGTGGCATCGATGGCGATGCACCCGATCGACGATCAATGCGTCTGCTGGGCGCTGCTCAATATCGATGGACGCGTGCTCCACAGTGATCTTGGTTCACTCGATTCCGTCAATCTTCCGTTGCCAACCGATGCATTTGAGAAGATCATACAGCGAAAGCCCTCTGTAACGCGGCCATTTCGTTGCCCCGTCGCCTTAACGCGTTCGGGTCGGCTCTCTCAAGCAAAGGCTCCCGTGATCGCGGTTCTGGTTCCGATCACCGAGGAAGCTCGGGTCCTGGGCAGTTTAGCATGGCTGGTAGACCCTCACGACGAGTTCCGCCAAGTCATGCCTACGGTGAATGAGGACACGGCTTGCTCCACTTATGCATTTGACCGGCAAGCTGTGATGCTTAGCCCCTCTCGACACCAACCAGAGCTCCGACGCATCGGACTGATTGGCGAGGAACCGTCGTCGACCAGCATTCTGAGTGTTCAACTACGAGACCCCGGTGCGGATTTGACACGCGGTGGGCGAATCACGGACAAGGTTTCCGATTGGCCTCTGACCGAGATGGCGGACCAAGCGACACGGGGGGCAACGGGCGAAAATGTGTCGGGATACCGTGACTTTCGCGGCATCCAAGTGATCGGCGCTTGGCGATGGTTACCCGAGCAAGCACTCGGTGTGGCAACGGAAATGGAGGTTGCCGACGTCTATGCGCCGCTGCGTTGGTTGCGTTGGACCCTATGGGTGGCCATCGGGTTGTGGGTTGCGACCACCGCCGGGCTGATCGGCTCGGTGATGCTGACTCCCTGGTTGACAAAGCGGTTGGGACCAAAGCTTGAAAGCCGCCAACTCGGCAGGTACCAACTGAATCAACGGATTGGTCATGGAGCGATGGGAACCGTTTATTCAGGCTCGCATGAATTGCTTCGTCGCCAGGTCGCGATCAAAGTACTCGAAGGGGACAAATGGACATCGACCACCGCATCGCGGTTCGCCCGCGAAGTCCAATTAACCGCCCAATTGCGACATCCCAACACGATCGCGATCTACGACTACGGCCGCAGCGATGAAGGAACGTTTTACTATGTGATGGAGTTTTTGCACGGCATCACGCTGCAAGAACTGATCGATGATTATGGTCGGCAACCGGCAGATCGGGTGATTGCAATCCTGTTGCAGATTTGCGGCTCGTTGTCCGAGGCCCATCATCACGGGATCGTCCATCGCGATATCAAACCATCGAATGTCTTCCTGACGGCCCAGGCGGGGATCTACGACATGGTGAAGGTACTCGATTTTGGACTGGTTAAAGAGATCTCACGTGAAACGACGGAATTGACGCAAACGGATTCAATCACCGGCACGCCGATGTACATGTCGCCCGAGTCGGTTCGCGATGCATCCTCGGCCGATGCACGCAGTGATCTGTATTCGGTCGGCGCGGTTGGCTACGCACTACTGACGGGGCTCCCCATGTACGACAGCGGACCGTCGGTCGACATTTGTCTGAAACAGCTCAACGAGGCCCCCCTGCGGCCGTCCGAGCGAACAGGAGCGGACTTGCCAGAGGATCTACAGAACGTGCTGATGAGCTGCTTGCGAAAAGATGCGGCGGAGCGCCCTATGTCGATGGCCGACCTCGCTGATACACTTCGACATTGTCGAGACCACGACCATTGGTCCAATGCGGACGCGATGCGTTGGTGGCAAAATGTTTTTGACGGACCGACCCTCACCAAGCCTATCGAACCGGTTCTCCCTTCGTAG